A genomic stretch from Aedes albopictus strain Foshan chromosome 2, AalbF5, whole genome shotgun sequence includes:
- the LOC109431992 gene encoding brachyurin-like: MKTLVLLVGLLAVASAEWIEIDWSQVRPIEEFDHYWARLPAEVQYLRQLLPERRITNGAQATPGQFPYQIALLSTFSAGTGLCGGTVLTNNFIMTAAHCVQNAFGGTAIMGAHNRNVNEATQQRIAFTSGGIHMHPNYTPTNIRNDIATVRLNSAMTFTARVQPARIPAAGDSRTFAGWTGTVSGFGRTSDASQATSAVVMFTSNPIMTQADCLSSWGGNTNLIQAQNICLSGAGGRSSCNGDSGGPLTVQDGGSLQVGIVSFGSAAGCSIGMPSVYVRVSHFRAWILANSDL; this comes from the coding sequence ATGAAAACTCTAGTGTTGTTGGTAGGTCTTCTGGCAGTGGCCAGTGCCGAGTGGATCGAGATCGATTGGTCCCAGGTGCGCCCAATTGAGGAATTCGACCACTACTGGGCTCGTCTGCCAGCTGAGGTGCAATACCTGCGTCAGCTGCTGCCGGAACGTCGTATCACCAATGGAGCCCAAGCCACACCTGGACAGTTCCCGTATCAGATTGCTCTGCTCAGTACCTTCTCAGCAGGAACCGGTCTGTGCGGAGGAACCGTTCTGACCAACAACTTCATCATGACTGCTGCTCATTGTGTCCAGAATGCCTTCGGAGGTACTGCCATTATGGGGGCCCACAACCGTAATGTTAACGAAGCTACCCAACAACGAATTGCCTTCACATCTGGTGGAATCCACATGCATCCTAATTACACCCCAACCAACATTCGTAACGACATTGCTACCGTTCGCCTGAACAGCGCCATGACCTTCACCGCTCGTGTTCAGCCCGCTCGTATTCCTGCTGCTGGAGATAGCCGAACTTTCGCTGGATGGACCGGTACCGTGTCCGGATTCGGACGTACCTCGGATGCCAGCCAGGCCACTTCCGCTGTTGTCATGTTCACCAGCAACCCAATCATGACCCAGGCCGACTGTTTGTCAAGCTGGGGTGGCAACACCAACTTGATCCAGGCCCAGAACATTTGCCTGTCCGGAGCCGGCGGACGCTCGTCGTGCAACGGTGACTCTGGCGGCCCATTGACCGTGCAGGACGGAGGCAGCTTGCAGGTTGGTATTGTGTCGTTCGGCTCCGCTGCCGGATGCTCGATCGGTATGCCATCGGTGTACGTCCGCGTGTCGCACTTCCGTGCCTGGATTCTGGCTAACTCGGATTTGTAA